In the genome of Piliocolobus tephrosceles isolate RC106 chromosome 20, ASM277652v3, whole genome shotgun sequence, one region contains:
- the SSTR4 gene encoding LOW QUALITY PROTEIN: somatostatin receptor type 4 (The sequence of the model RefSeq protein was modified relative to this genomic sequence to represent the inferred CDS: substituted 1 base at 1 genomic stop codon), whose amino-acid sequence MNDPSTLPPGGEEGLETAWPPAANASNATAEEEEAGRWDAGAAGMVAIQCIYALVCLVGLVGNALVIFVILRYAKMKTATNIYLLNLAVADELFMLSVPFVASSAALHHWPFGSVLCRAVLSVDGLNMFTSVFCLTVLSVDRYVAVVHPLRAATYRRPSVAKLINLGVWLASLLVTLPIAIFADTRPARGGQAVACNLHWPHPAWSAVFVVYTFLLGFLLPVLAIGLCHLLIVGKMRAVALRAGXQQHRRSEKKITRLVLMVVAVFVLCWMPFYVVQLLNLFVTSLDATVNHVSLILSYANSCANPVLYGFLSDNFRRSFQQVLCLRCCLLEGAGGAEEEPLDYYATALKSRGGARCMCPPLPCQQEPLQPEPSRKRIPLTRTTTF is encoded by the coding sequence ATGAACGACCCCTCGACGCTGCCCCCCGGGGGCGAAGAAGGGCTGGAGACGGCCTGGCCGCCCGCAGCCAATGCCAGCAACGCTActgcggaggaggaggaggcggggcGCTGGGACGCGGGGGCAGCGGGCATGGTCGCCATCCAGTGTATCTACGCACTGGTGTGCCTGGTGGGGCTGGTGGGCAACGCCCTGGTCATCTTCGTGATCCTTCGCTACGCCAAGATGAAGACGGCTACCAACATCTACCTGCTCAACCTGGCCGTCGCCGATGAGCTCTTCATGCTGAGTGTGCCCTTCGTGGCCTCGTCGGCTGCCCTGCATCACTGGCCTTTCGGCTCAGTGCTGTGCCGCGCGGTGCTAAGCGTCGACGGCCTCAACATGTTCACCAGCGTCTTCTGCCTCACCGTGCTCAGCGTGGACCGCTACGTGGCGGTGGTGCACCCTCTGCGCGCGGCTACCTACCGGCGGCCCAGCGTGGCCAAGCTCATCAACTTGGGCGTGTGGCTAGCGTCATTGCTGGTCACTCTCCCCATCGCCATCTTCGCAGACACCAGACCGGCTCGCGGCGGCCAGGCCGTGGCCTGCAACCTGCACTGGCCACACCCGGCCTGGTCGGCAGTCTTCGTGGTCTACACTTTCCTGCTGGGCTTCCTGCTGCCGGTGCTGGCCATCGGCCTGTGCCATCTGCTCATCGTGGGCAAGATGCGGGCCGTGGCCCTGCGCGCTGGCTGACAGCAGCACAGGCGCTCGGAGAAGAAAATCACCAGGCTGGTGCTGATGGTCGTGGCCGTCTTTGTGCTCTGCTGGATGCCTTTCTACGTAGTGCAGCTGCTGAACCTCTTTGTGACCAGCCTTGATGCCACCGTCAACCATGTGTCCCTCATCCTCAGCTATGCCAACAGCTGCGCCAACCCCGTACTCTATGGCTTCCTCTCCGACAACTTCCGCCGATCCTTCCAGCAGGTTCTCTGCCTGCGCTGCTGCCTCCTGGAAGGTGCTGGCGGTGCTGAGGAGGAGCCCCTGGACTACTATGCCACTGCTCTCAAGAGCAGAGGTGGGGCAAGGTGCATGTGCCCCCCGCTCCCCTGCCAGCAGGAACCCCTGCAACCAGAGCCCAGCCGCAAGCGCATCCCCCTCACCAGGACCACCACCTTCTGA